The genome window AATATGCTGTATAGGTGACACTTCCGCTAAAATTTAGTTGTTTTGGGCATATAAAAAATAAATAACTGCAAATGATATCCCGCCAATACCTGGTTGACCAGATCAAACAAAAAAAATCATTTTTATGCGTAGGGCTTGATACCGATGTAGAAAAGATCCCGGAATTTTTAAAAGCATATCCCGATCCCATATTTGAATTTAACAAGAGGATAATTGATGCCACCCGCGACCTTTGTATTTCCTATAAACCCAACGCGGCATTTTATGAAAAACATGGTGTAAGTGGTTTGCAAAGCTTAATTGCGACCTGGAAATACCTTCCGGCAGATTGTTTGAATATCATAGATGCAAAGCGTGGCGATATGGGTAATACTTCGGGCATGTATGCCAAAGCTTTTTTTGATGAATCAGCCGCTGGCATGAGCTTCGACGCCATAACATTGTCGCCTTATATGGGGCACGATGCTGTTTCGCCTTATCTTGAATACAAGGATAAGTGGGTGATCATCCTGGCGCTTACCTCATCAGCAGGCAGTAAAGACTTTCAATATTTGACAACTGAGCATGGATTTTTGTATGAAGCTGTAATTCAAAAAGCAAATACCTGGGCTAACGCCGACCGGATAATGTATGTGGTAGGCGCCACTAAAAGCACCGAGTTTACCAATATTAGAAAATACGCGCCGGATAATTTCTTACTGGTACCTGGTGTAGGTGCACAGGGCGGTAGCCTGGCGGATGTTTGCCATTATGGAATGAACAAGGATTGTGGATTAATTGTAAATGCATCCCGCTCAATTATATATGCATCAAACGGCCAGGACTTTGCTGAAGCGGCACGGGCAGAAGCATTAAAAATTCAGCAGGAAATGCAGGCGGAGTTAGAAAAAGCGGGGATTATATGAAGATAGTGAAACAGATGCCTGAAATCAGTGGAGATAACTATTGGTTGTTTCTTCTGATTCCAGGCTCTTTATAATTTCTTACACCTCCAATTCACCTTCAATAGAATCATCAAGGGTTTTACCCAACGCGGCACCAGCCAGCATTTTTACAAACGCAATTGCATTTCCATGTTTATTGTCCCAATAATAGCCTTTAATAGGCTCAACCTTGATTATAGAGATAAGCGGATCGTTCTCGCCTTCGGTAAACCAGGTTTTTAATATGGGTTCCCACAGCTGTTTGATCTTCGCTTTGTCTTCGCTTACTGACGCTATTCCATATATATTTAAAAAATCTGAATGCGCAGATCCCTGGAATAATAAGTGTACAAAAGGATCATGGGCTACTTCGTCATTGGTATTGCTGTCGTTGGCACTCAGAAACCAGAAATTGCCTTCGTCATCTACCTCTTGTACAGCCATTGGCCGGGTAGATAAAGGTACACCGGTTTTTATGCTGGTACAAAAAAAACAGGTTTTGGCCTGGTCTGCAATTTCTTTAATTTTTGCCACGGCTTCGGGGCCGTTTAAGTTTTTGAAGTTTTCTTCAGGCTGTTGTTGGTTAATACTATCCATAACAATTTTTTATAGGTGTTTTGTTATAGTATAACCAAGCGGGAAAACTATTGTTTAGTTAAAATTAATCTATTTGATATGTTTATAAATTAGAAGGAAAATTAAAGACGCACTTCTCTTTGCCTGATGCAAAGAATGCTTATTTCCGAAGTTCGGTTATCACTTCATCAATGTTATTTAATTTTAAACGGCCTTCCTGGTGCAGTATAATTTGCTCTAAAGCCCTTCGTAATTTATGATAAATAACTTCTTCTGCTTTGTTAGGGGGCTGCGTTACCTGTTCGTCGTCCGTTGTGAAGGAATAACTCAAATCCAAAGCGTCTAACATTGCTTTGACAGCTTTTTCTGATTTTTTATTATCAATGTTTACCGAAAGCGTTGCCATGAATCAAAATTAAAAAATATTATTTATAATAATTTGATTTTCAGTGATATAATTATGCAAATATCATTTTTCTGTCCGGATATTTCACCGCATAGCTATCTACCATGTTACGGATATAATCATTACCGGGGTAGGCGGTCAGGCAGGTTTTTAACTGATCAAGGTTCTCGGCATTATAATAATGCGAAATGTAGCCCATCCCGTAAAACTTTCCTTTCTCTATTAAAAGGCAACTATGCTCATCGTCGGTACGCCCTGCATCCCGTATAGCAAACGTGGGTAAAGCTTTGTTTAACTCATTAATTGCTAAACTGACCCGTGTATTATAGGTTTCCATATCCTCATGGCCTTCGCATGCGCAATTACCCGTGTTTATTCCGGTGCATGCTGCATTATTACTTTGAATAAAACAGAGCTTCGGGCAAAGTCCAAAAGTTTCGATCAGTTTAAGCAAAATGCTCCGTCCTTCAAAAAGGGTGTTACAGCTGTAAATTGCACCGGTCATTTTACGGTGCTTATCTATCGCAAGGCGCAAATAACCGCGCTGGTCTTCAAACGCATACAAACTGTAAGCATGTTCAAACCGTTTTAGCGAGCGGTTGTATTTTGGCCATAAGCGTTTAATTTCTACCGCTTCCAGCACAAAAGCAACTAATTCGGTACCACAGGGTTCATAGCTGATGCGGCAAATATTCCGCAAAAATTCTTGTCTTTGCGGCCCTGGGTTATTGCCCGTAAAATGGCTGCAAACCCGTTTTTTTAAATTTTTTGCTTTACCTACATATATAACTTTTCCTTTTTCATCGTGAAAGTAATACACGCCGGGTGTTTGCGGTAAACTCTCTACATCCTGCTTTGGTAAATTGGCAGGCAATACCTGTTCTTTGGAGTTTTGCTTTAATGCCTGGCTAATGTGGTTGCCCTTATCGCTTTGCAGCAACATGGTAAATAGTTGTGCAGTAGCTTCGGCATCACCTGCAGCGCGGTGCCTGCTTTCGTTGTTGATATTTAGATGGCGGCATAGTTTACCCAGGCTATAGGAGGGAAGGCCTGGGATTATTTTGCGGCCCAGTCTTACGGTACATAGTTTATTGCACTGTAGTTCATACCCTGCAGCGGCTAAGTGATAGCGCACAAAGGAATGATCAAAGTTTACGTTATGTGCTACGAATATCTTATTGTTCAGCAGGTGGTAAACGTCATGCGCCACATCTTCAAACGGAGGCGCATCCTGCACCATTTCATTGGTAATACCCGTTAGCGCACTGATGTAAATGGGAATTTCCCTACCCGGATTTACAAGCGTTGAATATCTCTCAATCACTTTTTTGCCGTTATGTATGCAAATCGCTATCTCGGTAATGCCATTTGCACTGGCATGCCCGCCCGTCGTTTCAATATCAACAATTGCATACATAATTGTAAATGTAGTAAGTTTTTGCTAATTTTTTTAGTTGAAATAAAAAAAGTCCTAAAGTTGGAAAGTCAGGGAGGCCGCAAGGGGGACTTGGCATGCTCGGATGGGTATCAAAAGTAAAGCCCGATAGATTTTTAACCTATCGGGCTCGCTATTTCTTACTTTCGGAACTTACTCACTTTCCGACTTCCGGACTATGACTACTTCTTTTTAGCCGGAGGTAATTGTTGCTGTTGTTTCTGGCGCATCATTTCTTCCATGCGGGCCTGGAAACCACCGGTTTTCTTTTTAGGATCTGCCGGTTTGTTTTTGTTTTCCTGGATCTGAGCATGGATCTTTTTATCATCAACCATTAAACGGATAATGTATTGCTGCAAAAAGGTCATCATATTGGCCAAAAAGTAATAATAGTTTAAGCCCGCAGGATAGCTGTTCAAAGCACCAAGGAATATAATTGGTGTAATGTAACCTATATATTTCATTTGCCCGGTAGCACCCGATATCTGGTTGTTAAAGTAAGTATAGATAAGGGTTGATACCGTCATCAATATACACATTAAGCTCAGGTGATTACCTATGAATGGGATGTTAGGCAAGCTAACGATCGAATCGTATGTGGACAGATCATGCATCCATAAAAATCCCTGGCCGCGCAACTCAAATAAGCTTGGGAAAAAGCGGAAGAAAGCAATTACAATAGGCATTTGAATCAGCAATGGTAAACATCCGCCTAATGGATTTACACCTGCCTTTTTGTAAAGCTTCAAATATTCCTGTTGTAACAGGGTAGGGTTGTCTTCGCCAACTTTTCCTTTTATCTCGTCCATCTCTGGCTTAAGCACACGCATTTTAGCCATAGAAAGATAAGACTTGTATGTAAGCGGCGATAAAACCAGTTTAAGCACGATGGTTAAGGCTAAAATAATAAGGCCATAATTCCAGTTGAACTTTTTAAGAATGTTAAATACAGGTAATACTGCAAAACGATTGATGTATTTCAGCGGTCCCCAGCCCAGGTCGATTTGTTTTTCCAACCCGTAACCCTGGTCTTTTAAAGTTTCGAAACGGTTAGGGCCGAAATAGAATTCCATTGGGAAAGTGCCGTCAGCGCTACGCGCAAGCACCAGGTTGGCGCT of Mucilaginibacter xinganensis contains these proteins:
- a CDS encoding exonuclease domain-containing protein; amino-acid sequence: MYAIVDIETTGGHASANGITEIAICIHNGKKVIERYSTLVNPGREIPIYISALTGITNEMVQDAPPFEDVAHDVYHLLNNKIFVAHNVNFDHSFVRYHLAAAGYELQCNKLCTVRLGRKIIPGLPSYSLGKLCRHLNINNESRHRAAGDAEATAQLFTMLLQSDKGNHISQALKQNSKEQVLPANLPKQDVESLPQTPGVYYFHDEKGKVIYVGKAKNLKKRVCSHFTGNNPGPQRQEFLRNICRISYEPCGTELVAFVLEAVEIKRLWPKYNRSLKRFEHAYSLYAFEDQRGYLRLAIDKHRKMTGAIYSCNTLFEGRSILLKLIETFGLCPKLCFIQSNNAACTGINTGNCACEGHEDMETYNTRVSLAINELNKALPTFAIRDAGRTDDEHSCLLIEKGKFYGMGYISHYYNAENLDQLKTCLTAYPGNDYIRNMVDSYAVKYPDRKMIFA
- a CDS encoding pyridoxamine 5'-phosphate oxidase family protein yields the protein MDSINQQQPEENFKNLNGPEAVAKIKEIADQAKTCFFCTSIKTGVPLSTRPMAVQEVDDEGNFWFLSANDSNTNDEVAHDPFVHLLFQGSAHSDFLNIYGIASVSEDKAKIKQLWEPILKTWFTEGENDPLISIIKVEPIKGYYWDNKHGNAIAFVKMLAGAALGKTLDDSIEGELEV
- the yidC gene encoding membrane protein insertase YidC produces the protein MDKNTFTGLFLIMIIMGASFFFLKPSEADLKKERIQAHADSIKRGQIKAPITTAKYVDTSKAAVVNKPIDSAILKTPFGATTIGSEKFITLENKDIRVKLSTHGGKVYSVELKEFKTFNKKPLILFDGPKNHFGVSFTAGNNSLNTDKLYFTPTGGDLQVTDKDSGSVTMRLNYSATQYIDYIYSLKGTGYKVGLTIKSTGLDQVIANSNTININWASAARKQEKDIEQERRYSTVSFNTVDNDNDYLSETKDDQKEIADKKIQWVSFKAHFFSSGLIAKQGFNKSNLAVAVDVTDTTTVKQMSANLVLARSADGTFPMEFYFGPNRFETLKDQGYGLEKQIDLGWGPLKYINRFAVLPVFNILKKFNWNYGLIILALTIVLKLVLSPLTYKSYLSMAKMRVLKPEMDEIKGKVGEDNPTLLQQEYLKLYKKAGVNPLGGCLPLLIQMPIVIAFFRFFPSLFELRGQGFLWMHDLSTYDSIVSLPNIPFIGNHLSLMCILMTVSTLIYTYFNNQISGATGQMKYIGYITPIIFLGALNSYPAGLNYYYFLANMMTFLQQYIIRLMVDDKKIHAQIQENKNKPADPKKKTGGFQARMEEMMRQKQQQQLPPAKKK
- the pyrF gene encoding orotidine-5'-phosphate decarboxylase, yielding MSRQYLVDQIKQKKSFLCVGLDTDVEKIPEFLKAYPDPIFEFNKRIIDATRDLCISYKPNAAFYEKHGVSGLQSLIATWKYLPADCLNIIDAKRGDMGNTSGMYAKAFFDESAAGMSFDAITLSPYMGHDAVSPYLEYKDKWVIILALTSSAGSKDFQYLTTEHGFLYEAVIQKANTWANADRIMYVVGATKSTEFTNIRKYAPDNFLLVPGVGAQGGSLADVCHYGMNKDCGLIVNASRSIIYASNGQDFAEAARAEALKIQQEMQAELEKAGII